In a genomic window of Phragmites australis chromosome 14, lpPhrAust1.1, whole genome shotgun sequence:
- the LOC133891616 gene encoding uncharacterized protein At2g23090-like, whose amino-acid sequence MGGGNAQKSKTARERNAEKNKAPKGSQLEANKKAMNIQCKICMQTFICTTSEAKCKEHAEARHPKSDLGQCFPHLKK is encoded by the exons atgggtggCGGCAACGCGCAGAAGTCCAAGACGGCCAGGGAGAGGAACGCCGAGAAGAACAAGGCCCCCAAGG GGAGCCAGCTCGAGGCCAACAAGAAAGCCATGAACATCCAG TGCAAGATATGCATGCAGACTTTCATCTGCACCACCTCTGAAGCAAAGTGCAAAGAGCATGCCGAGGCGAGGCACCCCAAGAGCGACCTCGGCCAGTGCTTCCCCCACCTCAAGAAATAG
- the LOC133891615 gene encoding casein kinase II subunit alpha-like: MSKARVYTDVNVLRPKEYWDYEALTVQWGEQDDYEVVRKVGRGKYSEVFEGINVNNNEKCIIKILKPVKKKKIKREIKILQNLCGGPNIVKLLDIVRDQHSKTPSLIFEYVNNTDFKVLYPTLTDYDIRYYIYELLKALDYCHSQGIMHRDVKPHNVMIDHELRKLRLIDWGLAEFYHPGKEYNVRVASRYFKGPELLVDLQDYDYSLDMWSLGCMFAGMIFRKEPFFYGHDNHDQLVKIAKVLGTDGLNAYLNKYRIELDPQLEALVGRHSRKPWSKFINVDNQHLVSPESIDFLDKLLRYDHQDRLTAREAMAHPYFQQVRAAENSRTRAQ; this comes from the exons TGACTACGAAGTTGTCAGGAAAGTTGGGAGAGGAAAATACAGTGAAGTCTTTGAGGGCATCAATGTTAACAATAATGAGAAATGCATTATTAAGATCCTCAAGCCTGtgaagaaaaagaag ATCAAAAGAGAGATCAAAATACTTCAGAATCTATGTGGAGGGCCTAATATCGTGAAGCTGCTTGATATTGTTAGAGATCAGCATTCAAAAACACCCAGCTTGATCTTTGAATATGTCAATAACACAGATTTCAAAGTGCTATACCCAACATTGACAGACTATGACATTCGCTATTACATCTACGAGTTACTCAAG GCCTTAGATTACTGCCATTCACAAGGTATTATGCACCGAGATGTGAAGCCTCACAATGTTATGATAGATCACGAGCTTCGGAAACTACGGCTGATAGACTGGGGCCTTGCTGAGTTCTACCATCCTGGAAAGGAATATAATGTCCGTGTTGCTTCCAG GTACTTCAAGGGGCCTGAGCTTCTCGTTGACTTACAAGATTATGACTACTCTTTGGACATGTGGAGTCTTGGCTGCATGTTTGCTGGAATG ATATTTCGCAAGGAACCATTTTTCTATGGCCATGACAACCACGATCAACTTGTTAAGATCGCAAAG GTACTTGGAACAGATGGGCTGAATGCTTATTTGAACAAGTACAGAATTGAGCTTGACCCTCAGCTTGAAGCCCTTGTTGGAAG GCATAGCAGGAAACCCTGGTCAAAGTTTATTAATGTAGATAACCAACATCTAGTATCTCCTGAG TCCATAGATTTCCTTGACAAGCTTCTGCGTTATGATCACCAGGACAGGCTTACTGCACGTGAAGCTATG GCACACCCATACTTCCAACAAGTGAGAGCTGCAGAGAACAGCAGGACGCGCGCACAATAG
- the LOC133891161 gene encoding protein C2-DOMAIN ABA-RELATED 4-like: protein MSPLPGFLTVRVLRGVNLVSRDATGSDPYVVLILDDQKVKTSVIKKTVNPVWNEDLTLAIRNAATPIKLEVFDNDTFSNDDRMGDAEFDIEALMQIIQMDLEDIRSGTVLRTVRPSKQLQCCLADESRIIWENGQLVQDLLLKLRNVETGVVHLQLKWMSIPGTVFFLALLA, encoded by the exons ATGTCTCCGCTGCCAGGCTTCCTCACTGTGCGAGTGCTGCGAGGTGTAAACCTTGTTAGCCGTGATGCTACTGGTAGTGACCCCTATGTCGTGCTTATCTTGGACGATCAG AAAGTGAAGACAAGTGTGATAAAGAAGACGGTTAACCCAGTTTGGAACGAGGATCTGACTTTAGCTATCAGGAATGCAGCAACACCTATCAAGCTA GAGGTTTTCGATAACGACACCTTCAGCAACGATGACAGGATGGGCGATGCGGAGTTTGACATCGAGGCGCTGATGCAGATCATACAGATGGATCTGGAGGACATCCGCAGCGGCACCGTCCTTCGCACCGTGCGGCCCAGCAAGCAGTTGCAGTGCTGCCTGGCGGATGAGAGCCGCATCATCTGGGAGAACGGGCAGCTCGTGCAGGACCTCCTTCTCAAATTGAGAAATGTTGAGACGGGAGTGGTGCACCTGCAGCTGAAATGGATGAGCATCCCAGGTACTGTGTTCTTCCTTGCACTGCTAGCTTAG